The Amycolatopsis mongoliensis genome includes a window with the following:
- a CDS encoding type I polyketide synthase, which yields MRVSKADRGSADLIVAVSPVRWPSARGVAAAARGGGLGVLDLTGGTAADELALLREWGVPAFGVRLTGAVADLPEAATTVLLTEDSPCTAGDFPGRRVLAEVTSRASAARAVAAGAHGLLARGHECGGRTGELSTFVLLQALLADEALDVPVWAAGGIGPHTAAAAVAGGAAGVVIDTQLALLPEAELPSALTRALTGLDGSETTVVDGVRRLARHGSEPVEAGQDVFLATRFRDRWGTVTAAARGLADAIGEALRAETPVLGPGSAGSRALGTALPIAQGPMTRVSDQPAFAAEVAAGGALPFIALALSGPEQTRDVLERTRASVGGAPWGVGVLGFAAEDVKAAQLEVIRELRPTHAIIAGGRPAQAAALEDAGIATFLHVPSPGLLKQFLEAGARKFVFEGSECGGHVGPRTSFPLWEAQLGVLADFLAATPDAAPDLQLLFAGGIHDKRSAAMVAALAAPVAARGAAIGVLMGTAYLFTREAVDAGAVLPLFQRSLLGAEHTDLLETAPGHATRCVRSPFTEEYAAIKADLAAQGVPSRDAWEKLEQLNVGRLRLASKGIERVGAELRDVGEDRQLAEGMFMAGEVAVLRSAVTTVADLHTAVGEGANAFLRERAAAFGITTPEPPAPAPLDIAIVGMACMFPQAPDLATFWANVLAGADAVTEVPPQRWDTSLYYDPDGQGERTPSRWGGFLPEIGFDPLQYGIPPSSLASIEPVQLLALEAAHRALADAGYADRAFDRARTSVVFGAEAGSDLSNAMTLRSVLPSYVGELPSELDERLPRITEDSFPGVLANVIAGRIANRLDLGGANYTVDAACASSLTAVDVACKELTAGTSDLVLCGGADLHNGINDYLLFASAHALSPTGRSATFDSAADGIALGEGVACVALKRLADAERDGDRVYAVIKGVGAASDGRALGLTAPRPEGQHTALTRAYRNAGVSPASVGLVEAHGTGTVVGDRTELGTLTKVFTEAGAAPGSCTIGSVKSQIGHTKCAAGLAGLIKTALALHTGVKPPTLHLSSPNAAWDAATSPFVFQTAAQPWAAPAAERIAGVSAFGFGGTNFHVVLGAHDSVPPAQTAQEWPAELFLFTTDAAVRDLLALASDVPAGRQPWRLRDLALSASRRAEAAGGRVRLAIVASTVDELTGVLRQALSGQDAPGLYRAGDEEPGDVAVLFPGQGSQRPGMFAELFVAFPELQRYLRLDPPTADVVFGPAVFGEPARQALAERVTDTRVAQPALGLAGLAAFRLLTRAGVRPAMLGGHSYGELTALAASGTFTPEALLHASHARAAAILGAIPDGDPGAMAAVAASAAVVDSVLGASDVVLANHNSPEQTVISGPTADVEAAVSQLRAAGLGAKRIPVACAFHSPLVAAAGETFGRALDAIGVVRPAVPVYGNRTAGPYPADPDEIRGELAAQVGSPVRFVEQVEAMYAAGARVFVEAGPGAVLTRQVGAILGDRPHRTVGFEQPGRRGLPGFLGALAQLAVAGVPVETGWLFRGRDAVDAATAPRPKRPGWTVDGHLLRTADGTIPAGALRPASRVSLSVASAPETATSEAMVADFLRTSREMIAAQRDVLLGFLGSEAPPALAVPERPNVALVASDAPNATLGASDAPNATLGRSVLETIVEVIGERTGYPVEMIEPDLDLEADLSIDSIKRAEIAGELATRLGLAGGDVEEFAKARTAAAIAELIGEQRPNVALVASDAPNATLGRSVLETIVEVIGERTGYPVEMIEPDLDLEADLSIDSIKRAEIAGELTVRLGTGEVEELAKARTAAGIAELLGTGGTEPATDEPPTVEPSVDHPEPQPVIVAPKRYLMTEADLAPATAPDIAGRRFLILGTGPRAEALRAELTAHGAEAAIGDDVRPGFDGYLHLPEGDSVLPAAFPQYRAALAEHPRWLLTAGPAEGLRGFYRSVSREYPDTLARVVEGAEAAELVAELSTVDREPVVIRNGHARRGLRPEAHDLGLLGSSGAGPAGDGAAEAAAIGLDRHSVVLLVGGAKGITARFATTLAGATRCRVELLGRTPAPATEDEYPQAKDAKELRGALIEAGLKSPAEIEKTVRRLESEREVRKTLRQLEALGSPVRYQSVDMLDAEAVHRAVKEIHAEYGRLDGIVYAAGVIEDKLVADKTPESFARVYTTKVDGARTLLEATADLPDEPKFVVLFGSIAATLGNRGQSDYAAANDALEALGRRWPAGRAVTVHWGPWAPTGDHDGMVTPALMRDYARRGIELIDPEEGTLGLLRELAWGRPDVSAVVHTASGW from the coding sequence ATGCGTGTCTCGAAAGCCGACCGCGGATCGGCTGACCTGATCGTCGCCGTGTCCCCCGTGCGGTGGCCGTCGGCGCGCGGGGTCGCCGCCGCCGCGCGCGGCGGCGGGCTCGGCGTGCTCGACCTGACCGGCGGGACCGCCGCGGACGAGCTCGCGCTGCTGCGCGAATGGGGCGTCCCGGCCTTCGGTGTCCGGCTGACCGGCGCCGTCGCCGACCTGCCCGAAGCCGCGACCACCGTCCTGCTGACCGAGGACTCCCCGTGCACCGCGGGAGACTTCCCGGGCCGCCGGGTGCTGGCGGAGGTCACCAGCCGGGCGTCGGCCGCGCGGGCTGTCGCCGCCGGTGCCCACGGCCTGCTCGCCCGCGGGCACGAATGCGGCGGCCGGACCGGGGAGCTGAGCACGTTCGTGCTGCTCCAGGCCCTGCTCGCCGACGAAGCCCTCGATGTCCCGGTGTGGGCCGCGGGCGGCATCGGCCCGCACACCGCGGCCGCCGCGGTCGCGGGCGGCGCGGCCGGCGTCGTCATCGACACCCAGCTCGCCCTGCTGCCGGAAGCCGAACTCCCGTCGGCGCTCACCCGCGCGCTCACCGGGCTGGACGGCTCCGAGACGACGGTCGTCGACGGGGTCCGCCGCCTCGCCCGGCACGGCTCCGAGCCGGTCGAAGCCGGCCAGGACGTCTTCCTCGCCACCCGCTTCCGCGACCGGTGGGGCACCGTGACCGCCGCCGCTCGCGGCTTGGCCGACGCGATCGGCGAAGCCCTGCGGGCCGAGACCCCGGTGCTCGGGCCCGGCAGCGCGGGCAGCCGCGCGCTCGGCACGGCCCTGCCGATCGCGCAGGGACCGATGACCCGGGTCAGCGACCAGCCCGCGTTCGCCGCCGAGGTCGCCGCGGGCGGGGCACTGCCGTTCATCGCGCTGGCCCTGTCCGGCCCCGAGCAGACCCGCGACGTCCTGGAACGGACCCGCGCATCCGTCGGCGGTGCGCCGTGGGGCGTCGGTGTCCTCGGGTTCGCCGCCGAAGACGTCAAGGCCGCGCAGCTCGAGGTGATCCGCGAGCTGCGGCCGACCCACGCGATCATCGCGGGCGGCCGGCCCGCGCAGGCCGCGGCGCTCGAGGACGCCGGCATCGCCACCTTCCTCCACGTGCCGTCGCCGGGACTGCTGAAGCAGTTCCTCGAGGCCGGCGCGCGCAAGTTCGTCTTCGAAGGCTCGGAATGCGGCGGCCACGTCGGGCCGCGCACCAGTTTCCCGTTGTGGGAAGCGCAGCTCGGCGTCCTCGCCGACTTCCTCGCGGCCACGCCGGACGCGGCGCCCGACCTGCAGCTGCTGTTCGCGGGCGGGATCCACGACAAACGGTCGGCGGCGATGGTGGCCGCGCTCGCCGCGCCGGTGGCCGCGCGCGGCGCCGCGATCGGGGTGCTCATGGGCACCGCCTACCTCTTCACGCGCGAGGCCGTCGACGCCGGCGCCGTGCTGCCGCTGTTCCAGCGCAGCCTGCTCGGCGCCGAGCACACCGACCTCCTGGAGACGGCGCCCGGACACGCGACGCGCTGCGTCCGCAGCCCGTTCACCGAGGAGTACGCGGCGATCAAGGCCGATCTCGCCGCGCAAGGCGTGCCGAGCCGCGACGCCTGGGAGAAGCTGGAACAACTGAACGTCGGACGGCTTCGGCTGGCCAGCAAGGGCATCGAGCGCGTCGGCGCCGAGCTGCGCGACGTCGGCGAGGACCGGCAGCTCGCCGAAGGCATGTTCATGGCGGGCGAGGTCGCCGTGCTGCGCTCGGCCGTCACCACGGTCGCCGACCTGCACACCGCGGTCGGCGAAGGCGCCAACGCGTTCCTGCGCGAGCGGGCCGCCGCCTTCGGCATCACCACGCCGGAACCGCCGGCACCCGCGCCGCTGGACATCGCGATCGTCGGCATGGCCTGCATGTTCCCGCAGGCGCCCGACCTGGCCACGTTCTGGGCGAACGTCCTGGCCGGCGCCGACGCGGTCACCGAAGTGCCGCCGCAGCGCTGGGACACCTCGCTCTACTACGACCCGGACGGCCAGGGCGAGCGGACACCGTCGCGCTGGGGCGGGTTCCTGCCCGAAATCGGCTTCGACCCGCTGCAGTACGGCATCCCGCCGTCTTCGCTGGCCAGTATCGAGCCGGTGCAGCTGCTGGCGCTGGAGGCCGCGCACCGCGCGCTGGCCGACGCGGGCTACGCCGACCGCGCGTTCGATCGCGCGCGGACGTCGGTCGTGTTCGGCGCCGAGGCGGGCAGCGACCTGTCGAACGCGATGACGCTGCGCTCGGTCCTGCCGTCCTATGTGGGCGAACTACCGTCCGAACTGGACGAACGGCTGCCGCGGATCACCGAGGACTCCTTCCCGGGCGTGCTCGCGAACGTCATCGCCGGGCGGATCGCCAACCGGCTCGATCTCGGCGGGGCGAACTACACGGTCGACGCCGCGTGCGCGTCGTCGCTGACCGCCGTCGACGTCGCCTGCAAGGAGCTGACCGCCGGGACCAGCGACCTGGTCCTCTGCGGTGGCGCGGACCTGCACAACGGCATCAACGACTACCTCCTGTTCGCCTCGGCGCACGCCCTCTCGCCGACCGGCCGCTCGGCGACGTTCGACAGCGCGGCCGACGGCATCGCGCTCGGCGAGGGCGTCGCCTGCGTCGCGCTGAAACGGCTCGCCGACGCCGAACGCGACGGCGACCGCGTCTACGCCGTGATCAAGGGCGTCGGGGCGGCTTCCGACGGCCGGGCACTGGGGTTGACCGCGCCGCGGCCGGAAGGCCAGCACACCGCGCTGACCCGCGCGTACCGCAACGCCGGCGTCTCGCCCGCGAGCGTCGGGCTGGTCGAGGCCCACGGCACCGGGACCGTCGTCGGCGACCGGACCGAGCTGGGCACGCTGACGAAGGTGTTCACCGAGGCCGGTGCCGCGCCGGGCAGCTGCACGATCGGTTCGGTGAAGTCCCAGATCGGGCACACGAAGTGCGCCGCGGGGCTGGCCGGGCTGATCAAGACCGCGTTGGCGCTGCACACCGGCGTCAAACCGCCGACGTTGCACCTCTCGTCGCCGAACGCCGCCTGGGACGCTGCGACCAGTCCGTTCGTGTTCCAGACGGCGGCGCAGCCGTGGGCCGCGCCGGCCGCCGAGCGGATCGCCGGGGTCAGCGCGTTCGGCTTCGGCGGCACGAACTTCCACGTCGTGCTCGGTGCCCACGACAGCGTCCCGCCCGCGCAGACGGCGCAGGAGTGGCCGGCCGAGCTGTTCCTCTTCACCACGGACGCGGCAGTTCGCGACCTGCTCGCGCTGGCCTCGGACGTCCCGGCCGGCCGGCAGCCGTGGCGGCTGCGGGACCTCGCGCTGAGCGCGTCCCGGCGGGCCGAAGCGGCCGGCGGCCGGGTCCGGCTCGCGATCGTGGCGTCCACTGTGGACGAGCTGACCGGGGTGCTGCGGCAGGCCCTCTCGGGGCAGGACGCCCCCGGCCTGTACCGCGCCGGGGACGAGGAGCCCGGCGACGTCGCGGTGCTGTTCCCCGGCCAGGGCAGCCAGCGGCCGGGCATGTTCGCCGAGCTGTTCGTCGCCTTCCCCGAGCTGCAGCGGTACCTGCGCCTGGACCCGCCGACGGCCGACGTCGTGTTCGGCCCGGCGGTGTTCGGCGAGCCGGCGCGGCAGGCGCTGGCCGAGCGCGTCACCGACACCCGCGTCGCCCAGCCCGCGCTCGGCCTCGCCGGGCTGGCCGCGTTCCGGCTGCTGACCCGCGCCGGCGTGCGGCCGGCGATGCTCGGCGGGCACAGCTACGGCGAGCTGACGGCACTGGCCGCGTCGGGCACGTTCACGCCCGAAGCGCTCCTGCACGCCAGCCACGCCCGGGCGGCGGCGATCCTCGGCGCCATCCCGGACGGGGACCCGGGCGCGATGGCCGCGGTCGCGGCGTCGGCGGCCGTGGTGGATTCGGTGCTGGGTGCGTCCGACGTGGTCCTGGCCAACCACAACTCGCCCGAGCAGACGGTGATCTCGGGCCCGACCGCCGACGTCGAGGCCGCGGTCTCGCAGCTGCGAGCGGCGGGACTCGGCGCGAAACGGATTCCGGTCGCGTGCGCGTTCCACAGCCCCCTGGTCGCCGCGGCGGGGGAGACGTTCGGGCGTGCCCTCGACGCGATCGGCGTCGTGCGGCCCGCCGTCCCGGTCTACGGGAACCGGACCGCGGGGCCGTACCCGGCGGACCCGGACGAGATCCGCGGCGAGCTGGCCGCGCAGGTCGGCTCGCCGGTCCGGTTCGTCGAGCAGGTCGAGGCGATGTACGCAGCCGGGGCGCGGGTGTTCGTCGAGGCCGGGCCGGGTGCGGTGCTGACCAGGCAGGTCGGCGCGATCCTCGGGGACCGTCCGCACCGGACGGTCGGGTTCGAGCAGCCGGGCCGCCGCGGCCTGCCGGGCTTCCTCGGCGCGCTCGCGCAGCTGGCGGTGGCCGGGGTCCCGGTCGAGACCGGCTGGCTGTTCCGCGGCCGCGACGCGGTCGACGCGGCGACGGCCCCGCGGCCGAAGCGTCCCGGGTGGACGGTCGACGGCCACCTGCTCCGCACCGCGGACGGCACGATCCCGGCCGGTGCCCTCCGCCCGGCGTCACGCGTTTCGCTCAGTGTCGCTTCGGCGCCTGAGACCGCGACGTCGGAGGCGATGGTCGCCGACTTCCTGCGGACCAGCCGCGAGATGATCGCCGCCCAGCGTGACGTGCTGCTGGGCTTCCTCGGCAGCGAGGCCCCGCCGGCTTTGGCAGTCCCGGAGCGCCCCAATGTGGCGTTGGTTGCGTCTGACGCACCGAACGCCACATTGGGTGCGTCTGACGCACCGAACGCCACATTGGGGCGCTCGGTGCTGGAGACGATCGTCGAGGTGATCGGGGAGCGGACCGGGTATCCGGTGGAGATGATCGAGCCGGACCTCGATCTCGAGGCCGACCTGAGCATCGACTCGATCAAGCGGGCGGAGATCGCGGGCGAGCTGGCCACCCGGCTCGGCCTGGCCGGTGGCGACGTGGAGGAGTTCGCGAAGGCCCGGACAGCGGCGGCGATCGCGGAGCTGATCGGCGAGCAGCGCCCCAATGTGGCGTTGGTTGCGTCTGACGCACCGAACGCCACATTGGGGCGCTCGGTGCTGGAGACGATCGTCGAGGTGATCGGGGAGCGGACCGGGTATCCGGTGGAGATGATCGAGCCGGACCTCGATCTGGAAGCCGACCTGAGCATCGACTCGATCAAGCGCGCCGAGATCGCGGGCGAGCTGACGGTTCGCCTGGGCACCGGCGAAGTCGAAGAACTCGCCAAGGCCCGCACCGCGGCGGGGATCGCCGAGCTGCTGGGCACCGGAGGCACCGAACCTGCCACCGACGAGCCGCCGACCGTCGAACCCTCGGTGGATCACCCGGAACCGCAGCCGGTGATCGTCGCGCCGAAGCGGTACCTCATGACCGAGGCCGACCTCGCCCCCGCGACCGCACCCGACATCGCCGGCCGCCGGTTCCTCATCCTCGGCACCGGCCCGCGGGCCGAGGCTCTCCGCGCCGAACTGACCGCGCACGGCGCCGAAGCCGCCATCGGCGACGACGTCCGGCCCGGCTTCGACGGCTACCTCCACCTCCCGGAAGGCGACTCCGTCCTCCCCGCCGCCTTCCCCCAGTACCGAGCCGCCCTCGCGGAACACCCCCGGTGGCTGCTCACCGCCGGACCCGCCGAAGGTCTCCGTGGCTTCTACCGCAGCGTCTCCCGCGAATACCCGGACACCCTCGCGCGGGTCGTCGAAGGCGCGGAAGCCGCCGAGCTCGTCGCCGAACTGTCCACAGTGGACCGCGAACCCGTCGTGATCCGGAACGGCCACGCAAGGCGCGGACTCCGCCCCGAAGCGCACGACCTCGGGCTCCTCGGCAGCAGCGGCGCGGGCCCGGCCGGCGACGGTGCCGCCGAAGCGGCCGCCATCGGACTGGACCGCCACTCCGTCGTCCTCCTGGTCGGCGGCGCCAAGGGCATCACGGCCCGGTTCGCCACCACCCTGGCCGGGGCGACCCGCTGCCGTGTGGAACTCCTCGGCCGGACGCCCGCCCCCGCCACCGAGGACGAGTATCCGCAGGCGAAAGACGCCAAGGAACTGCGCGGTGCCCTCATCGAGGCCGGGCTGAAGAGCCCCGCGGAGATCGAGAAGACCGTCCGGCGCCTCGAGAGCGAACGCGAAGTCCGGAAGACCCTCCGGCAGCTCGAAGCCCTCGGCAGCCCGGTGCGCTACCAGTCCGTCGACATGCTCGACGCCGAAGCCGTGCACCGCGCGGTCAAGGAGATCCACGCCGAGTACGGCCGCCTCGACGGCATCGTCTACGCGGCCGGCGTGATCGAGGACAAGCTCGTCGCCGACAAGACGCCGGAGTCGTTCGCCCGCGTCTACACCACCAAGGTGGACGGCGCGCGCACGCTCCTGGAAGCGACCGCCGACCTGCCCGACGAGCCGAAGTTCGTGGTGCTGTTCGGCAGCATCGCCGCCACCCTCGGCAACCGCGGCCAGTCGGACTACGCCGCCGCCAACGACGCCCTCGAAGCCCTCGGCCGGCGATGGCCCGCCGGGCGCGCGGTGACCGTCCACTGGGGACCGTGGGCGCCGACCGGCGACCACGACGGCATGGTGACGCCCGCGCTGATGCGCGACTACGCCCGCCGCGGCATCGAGCTGATCGACCCGGAGGAGGGCACCCTCGGCCTGCTGCGCGAGCTGGCCTGGGGCCGCCCGGACGTCTCCGCCGTCGTCCACACCGCCTCGGGCTGGTGA
- a CDS encoding beta-ketoacyl synthase N-terminal-like domain-containing protein, producing the protein MPDPVAIVGMSVLLPGAPDLAAYWRNVAGGVDAITEVPPEKWDSLHYAPDERRADRVYCRRGGFVDELAEVDVTGFGIMPNSVPATEPDQLIALRVAAQAVADAGGPDRLPADRAKVGVVLGRGGYLTPGLVRLDQRVRTASQLVRTLGELLPDLDQSRLDAVRQAFTDQLGPEAPESAIGLVPNLAASRLANRLDLRGPAYTVDAACASSLIAVDHAVRELATGRCDVVLAGGVHHCHDITFWSVFTQLGALSPSERIRPFHRDADGVLIGEGTGIVVLKRLADAERDGDRVYAVITGTGVASDGRTASLANPDSGGQVRAVRQAWAAAGLDPAAPDSIGLLEAHGTATPAGDAAELATLEEVFGSAGAAVLGSVKSMIGHTMPAAGIAGLVKAALAVHHGVLLPTLHCDDPHPMLAKTRFSTLDTARPWDAAVRRAGVNAFGFGGINAHVVLEQAPGRRVSAAVVREPERVLRLAARSVGELRDLLDRPGARGTGDGPVRLGIVDPTEKRLALARKAVARGRSWRGRNDVWFADRPLLGPGGGKLAFVFPGLESELALNCGDVARHFGLPWDHDDVEVGDVGRQGTAVFELGRLLNSALGRMGVTPDAVAGHSLGEWTAMAVAGVHAEAEVDAFLAGFDPDALVVPGLAFAAIGAPAPRVLEELAGRDDVVLSHDNSPNQAMVCGPAAEVGELVTRFRDAGIVAQVLPFKSGFHTPMLRPYLDPIRDAAARFTLHPPTRPIWSATTVSEYPAAEADVRELFVRHLLEPVRFRPLVRAMHAAGFRAFVQVGAGQLGSLVGDTLHGEDHLVVAAHSAHRPGLAQLRRVATALWADGADIDFTRLPGDRPAPHRAVKLDLGGHLISLDDEVRARIALPAGRKSTVDDLAGKGPLAAEFAALLADTAELASTVLSSPARRPAPKQLPAPKELDTTLTVSVEAMPYLLDHCFFKQPPQADPGDRWPVVPATTVIDHLMGFAEQAAPGRRAVAVHDVRLTQWITAVPAVTVGVRVRPLGPSRVLAALDGYSQATVELAPAYPADAPAPWRFPASAEQVPETTAAQLYDERWMFHGPLFQGVTELTAVGERHVRSVLTTPAAPGALLDNVGQVLGYWIMSRLTERTTVFPVGMREIRFHGPHPAPGERLECLVKITALTDEFLDADMQLVHDGQVWAEFTGWRDRRFDSTPHIRQADRTPERSTLSYEQPGGWALVHEQWPDLATRELIMRNYLAGAERDAYDHRPPRGRRQWLLGRIAAKDAVRHLLWAGGESEMFPAELRIGNDDVGRPHATGAYGRELPSLTVSLAHRGEVGVAIARHGRCGIDVEEVGPRAGSTVDAALGAGEQALFAGLTGDPERWFARFWTAKEAVAKLLGTGLRGEPRDFEVIAAAPDALTVRAAGADHAVHCADVDSLPGAPPRRYVVAWTEETKETAE; encoded by the coding sequence ATGCCGGACCCCGTGGCCATCGTCGGGATGTCGGTGCTGCTGCCCGGCGCCCCGGACCTCGCGGCGTACTGGCGCAACGTCGCCGGCGGCGTCGACGCGATCACCGAGGTGCCGCCGGAGAAGTGGGACAGCCTCCACTACGCGCCGGACGAGCGGCGCGCCGACCGCGTCTACTGCCGGCGCGGCGGGTTCGTCGACGAACTGGCCGAAGTGGACGTCACCGGGTTCGGGATCATGCCGAACTCCGTGCCGGCCACTGAACCCGACCAGCTGATCGCGCTGCGGGTCGCGGCGCAGGCCGTCGCGGACGCGGGCGGCCCGGACCGGCTCCCGGCGGACCGCGCGAAGGTCGGCGTCGTGCTCGGCCGCGGCGGCTACCTGACACCCGGGCTGGTCCGGCTCGACCAGCGCGTCCGGACCGCGAGCCAGCTCGTCCGCACCCTCGGCGAGCTGCTGCCCGACCTCGACCAGTCCCGGCTCGACGCCGTCCGGCAGGCCTTCACCGACCAGCTCGGCCCGGAGGCACCCGAGTCCGCGATCGGGCTCGTGCCGAACCTGGCCGCGTCGCGGCTGGCCAACCGCCTCGACCTGCGCGGACCGGCGTACACGGTGGATGCCGCGTGCGCGTCCTCGCTGATCGCCGTCGACCACGCCGTGCGGGAACTGGCCACCGGCCGCTGTGACGTCGTGCTCGCCGGCGGCGTCCACCACTGCCACGACATCACGTTCTGGAGCGTGTTCACCCAGCTCGGCGCGCTGTCGCCGAGCGAGCGCATCCGGCCGTTCCACCGCGACGCCGACGGCGTGCTGATCGGCGAGGGCACCGGGATCGTGGTGCTCAAGCGCCTGGCCGACGCCGAGCGGGACGGTGACCGCGTCTACGCCGTGATCACCGGCACCGGCGTCGCCTCCGACGGGCGCACCGCGAGCCTGGCCAACCCGGACTCCGGCGGTCAGGTCCGCGCGGTGCGCCAGGCGTGGGCGGCCGCGGGCCTGGACCCGGCCGCCCCGGACTCGATCGGGCTCCTCGAAGCGCACGGCACCGCGACCCCGGCCGGCGACGCGGCCGAACTCGCGACCCTGGAAGAGGTCTTCGGCAGTGCGGGAGCCGCGGTACTCGGGTCGGTCAAGTCGATGATCGGGCACACGATGCCCGCCGCCGGGATCGCCGGCCTGGTCAAGGCCGCCCTGGCCGTGCACCACGGCGTCCTGCTGCCCACCCTGCACTGCGACGACCCGCACCCGATGCTCGCCAAGACCCGCTTCTCCACTTTGGACACGGCGCGGCCGTGGGACGCGGCGGTGCGCCGGGCCGGGGTCAACGCGTTCGGGTTCGGCGGGATCAACGCCCACGTCGTGCTCGAACAGGCCCCTGGCCGCCGGGTGTCCGCAGCCGTCGTCCGGGAGCCGGAGCGGGTGCTGCGGCTCGCCGCGCGATCGGTCGGCGAGCTGCGCGACCTGCTCGACCGGCCCGGGGCGCGGGGGACCGGCGACGGTCCCGTCCGGCTCGGCATCGTCGACCCGACGGAGAAGCGGCTGGCCCTGGCCCGCAAGGCGGTGGCCCGCGGGCGGTCCTGGCGCGGCCGCAACGACGTCTGGTTCGCCGACCGCCCGCTGCTCGGGCCGGGTGGCGGGAAGCTGGCCTTCGTCTTCCCCGGCCTGGAGTCGGAACTGGCGCTCAACTGCGGCGACGTGGCCCGCCACTTCGGGCTGCCCTGGGACCACGACGACGTCGAGGTCGGTGACGTCGGCCGCCAGGGCACCGCCGTGTTCGAACTGGGCCGGCTGCTGAACTCCGCACTCGGCCGGATGGGCGTCACCCCGGACGCCGTGGCCGGGCACAGCCTGGGGGAGTGGACGGCGATGGCCGTCGCCGGCGTGCACGCCGAAGCCGAGGTCGACGCGTTCCTCGCCGGGTTCGACCCGGACGCGCTGGTCGTCCCCGGCCTCGCCTTCGCCGCGATCGGCGCACCTGCGCCCCGGGTGCTCGAAGAACTGGCCGGCCGCGACGACGTCGTGCTTTCCCACGACAACTCGCCGAACCAGGCCATGGTCTGCGGCCCGGCGGCCGAGGTCGGCGAGCTCGTGACGCGCTTCCGCGACGCCGGGATCGTCGCGCAGGTGCTGCCGTTCAAGTCCGGGTTCCACACGCCGATGCTGCGGCCCTACCTCGACCCGATCCGCGACGCGGCCGCCCGGTTCACCCTGCACCCGCCGACGCGGCCGATCTGGTCGGCGACGACGGTGTCGGAGTACCCCGCCGCCGAGGCGGACGTGCGCGAGCTGTTCGTGCGGCACCTGCTGGAACCGGTCCGGTTCCGGCCGCTCGTGCGCGCGATGCACGCGGCCGGGTTCCGGGCGTTCGTGCAGGTCGGCGCGGGCCAGCTCGGCTCGCTGGTCGGCGACACCCTGCACGGCGAGGACCACCTGGTCGTCGCGGCGCACTCCGCGCACCGGCCCGGCCTCGCCCAGCTGCGCCGGGTCGCGACCGCACTGTGGGCCGACGGGGCCGACATCGACTTCACGCGGCTGCCCGGCGACCGCCCGGCCCCGCACCGCGCCGTCAAGCTCGATCTCGGCGGCCACCTGATCTCCCTGGACGACGAGGTCCGCGCGCGCATCGCGCTGCCGGCCGGCCGGAAGTCCACTGTGGACGACCTGGCCGGGAAGGGACCGCTGGCGGCGGAGTTCGCCGCCCTGCTGGCCGACACCGCCGAGCTGGCGTCCACTGTGCTCTCGAGCCCGGCGCGGCGCCCGGCGCCGAAGCAGCTTCCGGCGCCGAAGGAGCTGGACACGACGCTGACGGTGTCCGTCGAGGCCATGCCGTACCTGCTCGACCACTGCTTCTTCAAGCAGCCGCCGCAGGCCGACCCGGGTGACCGCTGGCCGGTGGTGCCGGCCACCACGGTGATCGACCACCTGATGGGCTTCGCCGAGCAGGCCGCGCCCGGCCGCCGGGCCGTCGCGGTGCACGACGTCCGGCTGACCCAGTGGATCACGGCGGTGCCGGCGGTCACCGTCGGCGTGCGCGTCCGGCCGCTGGGGCCCTCCCGCGTGCTCGCGGCCCTCGACGGCTACTCGCAGGCCACCGTCGAACTCGCCCCGGCGTATCCGGCGGACGCACCCGCGCCGTGGCGGTTCCCCGCGTCGGCGGAGCAGGTGCCCGAGACCACGGCGGCCCAGCTCTACGACGAACGCTGGATGTTCCACGGCCCGCTCTTCCAGGGCGTCACCGAGCTGACCGCGGTCGGCGAGCGGCACGTCCGGTCCGTGCTCACGACGCCCGCCGCGCCCGGCGCGCTGCTCGACAACGTCGGCCAGGTGCTCGGCTACTGGATCATGTCCCGGTTGACCGAGCGCACCACCGTCTTCCCGGTCGGCATGCGCGAGATCCGGTTCCACGGCCCGCACCCGGCACCGGGGGAGCGCCTGGAGTGCCTCGTCAAGATCACGGCCCTGACCGACGAGTTCCTCGACGCCGACATGCAGCTCGTCCACGACGGACAGGTCTGGGCCGAGTTCACCGGCTGGCGCGACCGCCGCTTCGACAGCACCCCGCACATCCGCCAGGCCGACCGCACGCCGGAACGCTCGACGCTTTCGTACGAGCAGCCGGGCGGCTGGGCACTGGTCCACGAGCAGTGGCCGGACCTCGCCACCCGCGAGCTGATCATGCGCAACTACCTCGCGGGTGCCGAACGCGACGCCTACGACCACCGTCCGCCGCGGGGCCGGCGCCAGTGGCTGCTGGGCCGGATCGCGGCGAAGGACGCCGTCCGCCACCTGCTGTGGGCCGGCGGCGAATCCGAGATGTTCCCGGCCGAGCTGCGGATCGGCAACGACGACGTGGGCCGTCCGCACGCGACCGGGGCGTACGGCCGCGAGCTGCCGTCGCTGACGGTTTCGCTGGCCCACCGCGGCGAAGTCGGGGTGGCGATCGCCCGGCACGGGCGCTGCGGCATCGACGTCGAAGAGGTCGGCCCGCGCGCGGGGTCCACTGTGGACGCCGCACTGGGTGCCGGTGAACAGGCCCTGTTCGCCGGCCTGACCGGCGACCCGGAGCGCTGGTTCGCCCGCTTCTGGACCGCCAAGGAAGCCGTGGCGAAGCTGCTCGGCACCGGCCTGCGCGGTGAGCCCCGGGACTTCGAGGTCATCGCCGCGGCGCCGGACGCGCTCACCGTCCGCGCGGCCGGAGCCGACCACGCCGTGCACTGCGCCGACGTCGACAGCCTTCCCGGCGCGCCGCCGCGCCGCTACGTCGTCGCCTGGACCGAAGAGACGAAGGAGACCGCCGAATGA